In Nomascus leucogenys isolate Asia chromosome 6, Asia_NLE_v1, whole genome shotgun sequence, one DNA window encodes the following:
- the CHSY1 gene encoding chondroitin sulfate synthase 1 produces the protein MQQLFYENYEQNKKGYIRDLHNSKIHQAITLHPNKNPPYQYRLHSYMLSRKIAELRHRTIQLHREIVLMSKYSNTEIHKEDLQLGIPPSFMRFQPRQREEILEWEFLTGKYLYSAVDGQPPRRGMDSAQREALDDIVMQVMEMINANAKTRGRIIDFKEIQYGYRRVNPMYGAEYILDLLLLYKKHKGKKMTVPVRRHAYLQQTFSKIQFVEHEELDAQELAKRINQESGSLSFLSNSLKKLVPFQLPGSKSEHKEPKDKKINILIPLSGRFDMFVRFMGNFEKTCLIPNQNVKLVVLLFNSDSNPDKAKQVELMRDYRIKYPKADMQILPVSGEFSRALALEVGSSQFNNESLLFFCDVDLVFTTEFLQRCRANTVLGQQIYFPIIFSQYDPKIVYSGKVPSDNHFAFTQKTGFWRNYGFGITCIYKGDLVRVGGFDVSIQGWGLEDVDLFNKVVQAGLKTFRSQEVGVVHVHHPVFCDPNLDPKQYKMCLGSKASTYGSTQQLAEMWLEKNDPSYSKSSNNNGSVRTA, from the coding sequence ATGCAGCAGcttttttatgagaattatgaacagaacaaaaagggGTACATTAGAGATCTCCATAACAGTAAAATTCACCAAGCTATCACATTACACCCCAACAAAAACCCACCCTACCAGTACAGGCTCCACAGCTACATGCTGAGCCGCAAAATAGCCGAGCTCCGCCATCGCACAATACAGCTGCACCGCGAAATTGTCCTGATGAGCAAGTACAGCAACACAGAGATTCATAAAGAGGACCTCCAGCTGGGAATCCCTCCTTCCTTCATGAGGTTTCAGCCCCGCCAGCGAGAGGAGATTCTGGAATGGGAGTTTCTGACTGGAAAATACTTGTATTCGGCAGTTGACGGCCAGCCCCCTCGAAGAGGCATGGACTCCGCTCAGAGGGAAGCCTTGGACGACATTGTCATGCAGGTCATGGAGATGATCAATGCCAACGCCAAGACCAGAGGGCGCATCATTGACTTCAAGGAGATCCAGTACGGCTACCGCCGGGTGAACCCCATGTACGGGGCTGAGTACATCCTGGACCTGCTGCTTCTGTACAAAAAgcacaaagggaagaaaatgacGGTCCCTGTGAGGAGGCACGCGTATTTACAGCAGACTTTCAGCAAGATCCAGTTTGTGGAGCACGAGGAGCTGGATGCACAGGAGTTGGCAAAGAGAATCAATCAGGAATCGGGATCCTTGTCCTTTCTCTCAAACTCCCTGAAGAAGCTTGTCCCCTTTCAGCTCCCTGGGTCCAAGAGTGAGCACAAAGAAcccaaagataaaaagataaacataCTGATTCCTCTGTCTGGGCGTTTCGACATGTTTGTGAGATTTATGGGAAACTTTGAGAAGACGTGTCTTATCCCCAATCAGAACGTCAAGCTGGTGGTTCTGCTTTTCAATTCTGACTCCAACCCTGACAAGGCCAAACAAGTTGAACTGATGAGAGATTACCGCATTAAGTACCCTAAAGCCGACATGCAGATTTTGCCTGTGTCTGGGGAGTTTTCAAGAGCTCTGGCCCTGGAAGTAGGATCTTCCCAGTTTAACAATGAATCTTTGCTCTTCTTCTGCGACGTCGACCTCGTGTTTACTACAGAATTCCTTCAGCGATGTCGAGCAAATACAGTTCTGGGCCAACAAATCTATTTTCCAATCATCTTCAGCCAGTATGACCCAAAGATCGTTTATAGTGGGAAAGTTCCCAGTGACAACCATTTTGCCTTTACTCAGAAAACTGGCTTCTGGAGAAACTATGGGTTTGGCATCACGTGTATTTATAAGGGAGATCTTGTCCGAGTGGGCGGCTTTGATGTTTCCATCCaaggctgggggctggaggaTGTGGACCTTTTCAACAAGGTTGTCCAGGCAGGTTTGAAGACGTTTAGGAGCCAAGAAGTAGGAGTAGTCCACGTCCACCATCCTGTCTTTTGTGATCCCAATCTCGACCCCAAACAGTACAAAATGTGCTTGGGGTCCAAAGCATCGACCTATGGGTCCACACAGCAGCTGGCTGAGATGTGGCTAGAAAAAAATGATCCAAGTTACAGTAAAAGCAGCAATAATAATGGCTCAGTGAGGACGGCCTAA